A single region of the Dunckerocampus dactyliophorus isolate RoL2022-P2 chromosome 3, RoL_Ddac_1.1, whole genome shotgun sequence genome encodes:
- the spg7 gene encoding paraplegin — MAASLLQHRLSVCRKYGRGLAWTWSRHNCHILANKSTSSDTVLNVLLRCNSARKMLVAISKRTLTGQPRNIIQHLLRRPLPPDMVGISQELIRSNLLKNPVGLVNLLGATNFFSTSQSKQTENKSNGLKGKTPEEDEEEKKRREQKDQMHRERLRILLFVGIISLVINFINTSGGNISWNDFVNEMLAKGEVSRVLVVPESDIVEIYLHPGAVIFGRPRIALMYRMQVANIDKFEEKLRAAEEELNIDTKDRIPVSYKRTGFFGNALYALGMAAIGVAILWYIFRLAGMGGKEGGFSAFNQLKMAKFTIVDGKSGKGVSFKDVAGMHEAKMEVKEFVDYLKNPERYLLLGAKVPKGALLLGPPGCGKTLLAKAVATEAQVPFLAMAGSEFVEVIGGLGAARVRSLFKEARARAPCIVYIDEIDAVGKKRSTNMSGFSNTEEEQTLNQLLVEMDGMGTTDHVIVLASTNRADILDNALMRPGRLDRHVFIDLPTLQERMEIYEQHLKILKLTQPANFYSLRLAELTPGFSGADIANICNEAALHAAREGRKSIDTLNFEYAVERVIAGSIKKSKILSKEERRVVAFHESGHALVGWLLEHTEAVMKVSIAPRTNAALGFAQILPRDQFLFTKEQLFERMCMALGGRAAEAITFNKVTTGAQDDLRKVTRVAYSMVKQYGMCNSVGQVSFPETEEQGAVGRRPFSQGLQQQMDHEAKMLIARAYRHTEKLLLDNRDKLTVLASALLEREVVNYDDIEALLGPPPHGPKKMIVPQSWVEAERDKQDSGEDEPQPPSRRRGEEDMNPDLV, encoded by the exons ATGGCAGCTTCTTTGTTGCAGCATCGTCTTAGTGTGTGTCGGAAGTATGGTAGAGGTTTAGCGTGGACTTGGTCAAGGCACAACTGTCACATATTAGCCAACAAGTCGACCTCCAGCGACACTGTCCTCAATGTGCTGCTACGATGCAACAGTGCAAGAAAGATGCTTGTTGCAATATCCAAGAGGACTCTAACTGGGCAGCCTCGGAATATAATCCAG CATCTTCTCCGCAGACCGCTGCCTCCTGACATGGTTGGCATCAGCCAAGAGTTAATCAGGAGCAACCTGTTGAAAAATCCTGTTGGCTTGGTAAATTTGCTAG GGGCAACAAACTTCTTCAGTACATCTCAGTCgaaacaaacagaaaataaaagtaatggGCTGAAAGGAAAAACACCAGAGGAAGATGAAG aggAGAAGAAACGACGTGAGCAGAAGGACCAGATGCACCGAGAGCGCCTGCGAATTCTTTTATTTGTAGGGATCATCTCGCTCGTGATAAACTTCATAAACACCAGTGGTGGGAACATCTCGTGGAATGACTTTGTCAATGAGATGTTGGCTAAGGGAGAGGTGTCGCGTGTGCTGGTGGTTCCCGAGAGTGACATTGTCGAAATTTACCTTCACCCTGGGGCAGTTATCTTTGGGAGGCCT AGGATTGCACTCATGTATCGGATGCAGGTCGCCAACATTGACAAATTTGAGGAGAAACTGAGAGCTGCTGAGGAAGAGCTGAATATCGATACAAAAGACCGGATACCTGTCTCCTACAAACGCACTGGATTCTTCGGAAA tgCTTTATATGCCCTTGGAATGGCGGCCATCGGCGTGGCTATTCTCTGGTATATCTTTCGTCTGGCGGGCATGGGTGGCAAAGAGGGTGGCTTCAGTGCGTTT AATCAGCTAAAGATGGCCAAATTCACCATTGTGGACGGAAAGTCGGGGAAAGGTGTGAGCTTTAAAGATGTCGCAGGCATGCATGAGGCAAAGATGGAAGTGAAAGAATTTGTTGACTACCTCAAG AATCCTGAACGATACCTCCTTCTGGGAGCAAAGGTTCCAAAGGGGGCACTGCTGCTCGGCCCCCCGGGGTGTGGGAAGACGCTACTGGCAAAAGCTGTCGCCACAGAGGCTCAGGTGCCATTCCTGGCAATGGCAGGTTCAGAATTTGTAGAGGTCATAGGAG gTCTCGGTGCTgccagggtgaggagcttgttcAAGGAGGCTCGTGCCCGTGCTCCCTGCATTGTCTACATTGATGAGATTGATGCTGTAGGGAAGAAGCGCTCCACCAACATGTCAGGCTTTTCCAACACTGAGGAGGAGCAGACCCTCAACCAGCTGCTGGTGGAGATGGACG GGATGGGAACAACAGACCATGTGATTGTCCTTGCGTCCACTAACAGAGCAGACATATTGGACAATGCTTTGATGAGACCTGGAAGGTTGGACCGGCATGTTTTCATTGATCTACCAACCTTGCAG GAGAGGATGGAAATATACGAGCAACATCTGAAGATCTTGAAGCTTACTCAACCAGCAAACTTCTACTCATTGCGTCTCGCGGAACTCACCCCTGGATTCAGTg GTGCTGACATTGCTAACATATGTAACGAAGCTGCCCTGCATGCTGCCAGAGAGGGGCGCAAGTCCATTGATACTTTGAACTTTGAGTATGCAGTGGAGAGAGTAATAGCAG gaagTATAAAGAAGAGTAAGATCCTTTCCAAAGAGGAGCGGAGGGTGGTTGCCTTCCACGAATCGGGACATGCTTTAGTCGGGTGGCTGCTTGAGCACACAGAGGCAGTCATGAAG GTGTCCATTGCCCCTCGGACGAATGCAGCCCTTGGATTTGCCCAGATCCTGCCTCGTGATCAGTTCCTGTTCACCAAGGAGCAGCTGTTTGAGCGCATGTGCATGGCCCTGGGAGGAAGAGCTGCAGAAGCCATTACCTTTAACAAGGTTACAACAG GAGCTCAGGATGATCTGCGTAAGGTGACACGCGTGGCCTACTCTATGGTGAAGCAGTACGGCATGTGTAACAGTGTCGGTCAGGTGTCATTCCCTGAAACAGAGGAGCAGGGTGCTGTCGGGCGTCGGCCTTTCAGCCAAGGACTGCAGCAGCAGATGGATCAC GAGGCTAAGATGTTGATAGCCCGTGCCTACCGTCACACAGAGAAGCTGCTGTTGGACAACAGAGACAAGCTAACAGTG TTGGCCAGTGCTCTGTTGGAGCGGGAGGTGGTCAACTACGATGACATCGAGGCTTTGCTGGGTCCTCCGCCGCACGGGCCAAAGAAGATGATCGTGCCACAGAGCTGGGTGGAAGCTGAGCGGGACAAGCAAGACTCGGGAGAAGACGAACCACAGCCACCTTCACGCCGACGTGGCGAAGAAGACATGAATCCAGACTTGGTCTGA
- the cdh15 gene encoding cadherin-15 isoform X1, whose protein sequence is MARRVLITCVLAAVICQLRAAEEPKHIQEIHPWRNQGKGMVRVKRDWIIPPIRVLENSKQVPENLVQIKSDKIFTGEVIYKLEGPGVDQAPKNFFEIDDKTGMIRSKRPLDREKYSSFTLKAFALSPSGERLENPTTIEIVVLDQNDNRPAFTQKQFTGAVSEFSVPGTSVMSVTATDADDPTTENAFLSYSIIGQESIPANAVTKTMFGINNETGTIYTRDVGLDREVVKTFKLKLQVADMGGMGLTSEGVAIIHVSDINNHAPQFSPNSYKMTAVENRRNYEIGRVNVTDIDDRGTGNWEARYFISNDPYRNFAITTDAATNQGILMVVQPLDYEAQIEYTLILAVENINPLSSKAPNLPVSTATVLVTVVNENEAPRFREDPIQIAVPESVAPGTLLKSNIAFDPDNSDLRYEISRDPERWLEINRNTGEITARRSFNMRSQHVRNNIYAAIVKVTDAGGVSTTATVAITLTEINDFPPHLFPLSGTVCRDTRRVISGLVLTAEDDDLPPQAAPFIFEMPLDVSVNWTVIQVNDTHAVLQPLVELEDGQYAVTVMVSDSGSPPFSAYSQINVTVCLCDAFGDCKSEAGAVFASSVGISFIALIIIMASIALLLLLLLLAVVVTSCGRRHHIKKGTGLLVGDSEDDIRDNVLNYNEQGGGEEDENAFNIDLLWSPLDAPTTPTSYYPASGVPRGKQPVRKDAPHNLPSPTYPRRPPADPTDIEDYISDGLEAADKDPNVPPYDTALIYDYEGEGSLSGSLSSIASGSSDGDQDYDYLNDWGPRFQKLANMYDPR, encoded by the exons ATGGCAAGACGGGTGTTGATAACATGTGTGCTGGCTGCTGTGATTTGTCAG CTAAGGGCCGCCGAAGAGCCCAAACACATTCAGGAGATCCATCCATGGAGGAACCAAGGCAAAGGGATGGTCAGGGTGAAAAGAGACTGGATCATCCCTCCAATCAGAGTTCTGGAGAACAGCAAGCAAGTCCCAGAAAACCTCGTCCAG ATCAAGTCTGATAAAATCTTCACAGGAGAAGTGATCTACAAATTAGAGGGTCCGGGCGTGGATCAGGCGCCCAAGAATTTCTTTGAGAttgatgacaaaacaggaatgaTCAGAAGCAAGCGTCCTCTGGACAGAGAGAAGTACAGCAGCTTCACG ctgAAAGCCTTTGCGCTCTCACCCAGTGGAGAGAGACTGGAGAACCCGACCACCATTGAAATTGTGGTGCTGGACCAAAATGACAACAGACCTGCCTTTACACAGAAACAGTTTACTGGTGCTGTGTCTGAGTTTTCGGTCCCAG GTACATCCGTGATGTCAGTGACGGCCACAGATGCAGATGACCCAACTACCGAAAACGCTTTTCTCAGCTACTCTATCATTGGCCAGGAAAGCATCCCAGCCAACGCCGTAACCAAGACCATGTTTGGCATAAACAACGAGACAGGAACCATCTACACAAGAGATGTAGGCCTTGATCGAGAG GTAGTGAAGACCTTCAAGCTCAAGCTCCAGGTTGCTGACATGGGTGGCATGGGGCTGACGAGTGAGGGTGTGGCCATCATTCATGTGTCTGACATCAACAATCACGCCCCGCAGTTCAGCCCTAACTCG TACAAGATGACAGCCGTGGAGAACAGGAGGAACTATGAGATTGGTCGTGTCAATGTGACAGACATTGATGACCGCGGAACAGGAAACTGGGAGGCGAGATACTTCATCTCAAATGACCCTTACAGAAACTTTGCCATCACTACAGACGCTGCCACCAATCAGGGCATTCTGATGGTGGTCCAG CCCTTGGATTATGAGGCCCAGATTGAGTACACTTTGATTCTGGCAGTGGAGAACATCAATCCTCTGAGCAGCAAGGCTCCCAACTTGCCAGTGAGTACAGCCACAGTGTTGGTCACAGTCGTCAATGAAAATGAAGCACCGCGTTTCAGGGAAGACCCAATACAGATCGCAGTACCGGAGTCCGTAGCTCCTGGAACACTACTGAAAAGCAACATCGCGTTTGACCCTGATAATTCTGACCTGAG GTATGAGATAAGTAGAGATCCTGAAAGATGGCTGGAGATCAACAGAAATACAGGAGAAATTACTGCGAGGAGAAGCTTTAATATGCGATCACAACATGTTAGAAACAACATCTACGCCGCTATTGTCAAGGTCACAG ATGCTGGTGGCGTGTCCACTACTGCCACTGTGGCCATTACCCTGACGGAGATCAACGACTTCCCCCCACATCTCTTCCCCCTGAGCGGCACTGTATGCAGGGATACACGAAGGGTGATTTCGGGACTGGTCCTGACTGCTGAGGATGATGATCTTCCACCACAAGCTGCACCCTTCATCTTTGAAATGCCCCTTGATGTGTCCGTCAACTGGACTGTCATTCAAGTCAATG ACACTCATGCAGTACTGCAGCCTCTGGTTGAACTGGAAGACGGACAATATGCAGTCACAGTGATGGTGTCAGACTCTGGAAGCCCACCTTTCAGCGCTTACTCTCAGATCAACGTCACGGTGTGTCTCTGTGACGCATTTGGCGACTGTAAGTCCGAGGCGGGGGCGGTATTTGCCTCCAGCGTGGGGATCAGCTTCATCGCTCTCATTATCATCATGGCCAGTATCGCCCTCCTTCTGT TGCTGCTCCTCTTGGCTGTGGTGGTGACCTCTTGTGGGAGACGGCATCATATCAAGAAGGGAACCGGTCTGCTTGTGGGGGATTCGGAAGATGACATTCGGGACAATGTCCTCAACTACAATGAGCAAGGAGGGGGTGAGGAAGATGAG AATGCCTTCAACATCGACCTGCTGTGGAGTCCCCTTGATGCGCCCACAACGCCAACGTCCTACTACCCAGCATCTGGTGTTCCTCGAGGCAAACAGCCTGTCAGAAAAGATGCACCACATAACCTGCCGTCACCCACCTACCCTCGGAGGCCCCCAGCAGATCCCACGGACATTGAGGACTACATCAGCGAT GGACTGGAGGCGGCAGACAAGGATCCCAACGTTCCTCCGTACGACACAGCCCTGATCTACGACTACGAGGGAGAGGGCTCTCTATCAGGCAGCCTCAGCTCCATTGCGTCCGGCAGCTCCGATGGAGACCAGGACTACGACTACCTCAACGACTGGGGACCACGCTTTCAGAAACTGGCCAACATGTATGACCCACGTTAG
- the cdh15 gene encoding cadherin-15 isoform X2 produces MYDSRVLRLRAAEEPKHIQEIHPWRNQGKGMVRVKRDWIIPPIRVLENSKQVPENLVQIKSDKIFTGEVIYKLEGPGVDQAPKNFFEIDDKTGMIRSKRPLDREKYSSFTLKAFALSPSGERLENPTTIEIVVLDQNDNRPAFTQKQFTGAVSEFSVPGTSVMSVTATDADDPTTENAFLSYSIIGQESIPANAVTKTMFGINNETGTIYTRDVGLDREVVKTFKLKLQVADMGGMGLTSEGVAIIHVSDINNHAPQFSPNSYKMTAVENRRNYEIGRVNVTDIDDRGTGNWEARYFISNDPYRNFAITTDAATNQGILMVVQPLDYEAQIEYTLILAVENINPLSSKAPNLPVSTATVLVTVVNENEAPRFREDPIQIAVPESVAPGTLLKSNIAFDPDNSDLRYEISRDPERWLEINRNTGEITARRSFNMRSQHVRNNIYAAIVKVTDAGGVSTTATVAITLTEINDFPPHLFPLSGTVCRDTRRVISGLVLTAEDDDLPPQAAPFIFEMPLDVSVNWTVIQVNDTHAVLQPLVELEDGQYAVTVMVSDSGSPPFSAYSQINVTVCLCDAFGDCKSEAGAVFASSVGISFIALIIIMASIALLLLLLLLAVVVTSCGRRHHIKKGTGLLVGDSEDDIRDNVLNYNEQGGGEEDENAFNIDLLWSPLDAPTTPTSYYPASGVPRGKQPVRKDAPHNLPSPTYPRRPPADPTDIEDYISDGLEAADKDPNVPPYDTALIYDYEGEGSLSGSLSSIASGSSDGDQDYDYLNDWGPRFQKLANMYDPR; encoded by the exons CTAAGGGCCGCCGAAGAGCCCAAACACATTCAGGAGATCCATCCATGGAGGAACCAAGGCAAAGGGATGGTCAGGGTGAAAAGAGACTGGATCATCCCTCCAATCAGAGTTCTGGAGAACAGCAAGCAAGTCCCAGAAAACCTCGTCCAG ATCAAGTCTGATAAAATCTTCACAGGAGAAGTGATCTACAAATTAGAGGGTCCGGGCGTGGATCAGGCGCCCAAGAATTTCTTTGAGAttgatgacaaaacaggaatgaTCAGAAGCAAGCGTCCTCTGGACAGAGAGAAGTACAGCAGCTTCACG ctgAAAGCCTTTGCGCTCTCACCCAGTGGAGAGAGACTGGAGAACCCGACCACCATTGAAATTGTGGTGCTGGACCAAAATGACAACAGACCTGCCTTTACACAGAAACAGTTTACTGGTGCTGTGTCTGAGTTTTCGGTCCCAG GTACATCCGTGATGTCAGTGACGGCCACAGATGCAGATGACCCAACTACCGAAAACGCTTTTCTCAGCTACTCTATCATTGGCCAGGAAAGCATCCCAGCCAACGCCGTAACCAAGACCATGTTTGGCATAAACAACGAGACAGGAACCATCTACACAAGAGATGTAGGCCTTGATCGAGAG GTAGTGAAGACCTTCAAGCTCAAGCTCCAGGTTGCTGACATGGGTGGCATGGGGCTGACGAGTGAGGGTGTGGCCATCATTCATGTGTCTGACATCAACAATCACGCCCCGCAGTTCAGCCCTAACTCG TACAAGATGACAGCCGTGGAGAACAGGAGGAACTATGAGATTGGTCGTGTCAATGTGACAGACATTGATGACCGCGGAACAGGAAACTGGGAGGCGAGATACTTCATCTCAAATGACCCTTACAGAAACTTTGCCATCACTACAGACGCTGCCACCAATCAGGGCATTCTGATGGTGGTCCAG CCCTTGGATTATGAGGCCCAGATTGAGTACACTTTGATTCTGGCAGTGGAGAACATCAATCCTCTGAGCAGCAAGGCTCCCAACTTGCCAGTGAGTACAGCCACAGTGTTGGTCACAGTCGTCAATGAAAATGAAGCACCGCGTTTCAGGGAAGACCCAATACAGATCGCAGTACCGGAGTCCGTAGCTCCTGGAACACTACTGAAAAGCAACATCGCGTTTGACCCTGATAATTCTGACCTGAG GTATGAGATAAGTAGAGATCCTGAAAGATGGCTGGAGATCAACAGAAATACAGGAGAAATTACTGCGAGGAGAAGCTTTAATATGCGATCACAACATGTTAGAAACAACATCTACGCCGCTATTGTCAAGGTCACAG ATGCTGGTGGCGTGTCCACTACTGCCACTGTGGCCATTACCCTGACGGAGATCAACGACTTCCCCCCACATCTCTTCCCCCTGAGCGGCACTGTATGCAGGGATACACGAAGGGTGATTTCGGGACTGGTCCTGACTGCTGAGGATGATGATCTTCCACCACAAGCTGCACCCTTCATCTTTGAAATGCCCCTTGATGTGTCCGTCAACTGGACTGTCATTCAAGTCAATG ACACTCATGCAGTACTGCAGCCTCTGGTTGAACTGGAAGACGGACAATATGCAGTCACAGTGATGGTGTCAGACTCTGGAAGCCCACCTTTCAGCGCTTACTCTCAGATCAACGTCACGGTGTGTCTCTGTGACGCATTTGGCGACTGTAAGTCCGAGGCGGGGGCGGTATTTGCCTCCAGCGTGGGGATCAGCTTCATCGCTCTCATTATCATCATGGCCAGTATCGCCCTCCTTCTGT TGCTGCTCCTCTTGGCTGTGGTGGTGACCTCTTGTGGGAGACGGCATCATATCAAGAAGGGAACCGGTCTGCTTGTGGGGGATTCGGAAGATGACATTCGGGACAATGTCCTCAACTACAATGAGCAAGGAGGGGGTGAGGAAGATGAG AATGCCTTCAACATCGACCTGCTGTGGAGTCCCCTTGATGCGCCCACAACGCCAACGTCCTACTACCCAGCATCTGGTGTTCCTCGAGGCAAACAGCCTGTCAGAAAAGATGCACCACATAACCTGCCGTCACCCACCTACCCTCGGAGGCCCCCAGCAGATCCCACGGACATTGAGGACTACATCAGCGAT GGACTGGAGGCGGCAGACAAGGATCCCAACGTTCCTCCGTACGACACAGCCCTGATCTACGACTACGAGGGAGAGGGCTCTCTATCAGGCAGCCTCAGCTCCATTGCGTCCGGCAGCTCCGATGGAGACCAGGACTACGACTACCTCAACGACTGGGGACCACGCTTTCAGAAACTGGCCAACATGTATGACCCACGTTAG